AGCCAGGACGACGTCGAACTCGGTCTTCTCCTCAGCGGCGGCGGCCGGGGCAGCGCCGGCGGCGGGAGCCGCAACGGCAGCGGCGGTGACGCCGAAGCGCTCCTCGAGGGCCTTGACCAGGTTGGCCAGCTCGAGGACGGTCATGGTTTCAATTTCCTGGATCAGCTGATCAGCGGTGAGAGCCATGTTGAACTCCTCTCAAAATTTTTGAATCGAATGGGGGATGTACGGCGAGGCAGCTACTAGGCAGCGCCTTCTTCCTTCTGCTTCCGGATCTGGTCCAGGGCGATGGCCAGGCCAGAAATGGGGTACTGCATGAGGTAGAGCAGCTTGCCGATGAGGACCTCGCGGCTCGGCAGCTCCGCGATGGCCTGGAACTCCTTGATGGAGACTTCCTGGCCGTCGAGGATGGCACCCTTGAAGGTGGCAGCCGGATTGTCCTTGAGGAAGGTGCTGACAGCCTTGGCGAGGGAGACGA
The sequence above is drawn from the uncultured Holophaga sp. genome and encodes:
- the rplL gene encoding 50S ribosomal protein L7/L12, with product MALTADQLIQEIETMTVLELANLVKALEERFGVTAAAVAAPAAGAAPAAAAEEKTEFDVVLADAGANKLNVIKAVRELVAGLGLKEAKDMVDGAPKVIKEGAPKEEAQKMKEKLEAAGAKVEIK